In a genomic window of Triticum urartu cultivar G1812 unplaced genomic scaffold, Tu2.1 TuUngrouped_contig_7679, whole genome shotgun sequence:
- the LOC125531629 gene encoding transmembrane protein 258-like isoform X1, producing the protein MMQASISSPLPVAWYPALAVLTVAVGLMLTASFFIYEATISTRSRSLAKELTTAAVASVFLGFGSLFVLLASGVYV; encoded by the exons ATG ATGCAGGCGTCGATCTCGAGCCCGCTGCCGGTGGCCTGGTACCCCGCTCTGGCCGTCCTCACGGTCGCCGTCGGCCTCATGCTCACCGCCTCCTTCTTCAT TTATGAAGCGACCATATCCACGCGCAGCCGAAGCTTAGCCAAGGAGCTCACCACCGCAGCTGTTGCTTCCGTTTTTCTG GGTTTTGGATCTCTTTTCGTTCTCCTCGCAAGTGGTGTTTATGTCTGA
- the LOC125531629 gene encoding transmembrane protein 258-like isoform X2, translating to MASISSPLPVAWYPALAVLTVAVGLMLTASFFIYEATISTRSRSLAKELTTAAVASVFLGFGSLFVLLASGVYV from the exons ATG GCGTCGATCTCGAGCCCGCTGCCGGTGGCCTGGTACCCCGCTCTGGCCGTCCTCACGGTCGCCGTCGGCCTCATGCTCACCGCCTCCTTCTTCAT TTATGAAGCGACCATATCCACGCGCAGCCGAAGCTTAGCCAAGGAGCTCACCACCGCAGCTGTTGCTTCCGTTTTTCTG GGTTTTGGATCTCTTTTCGTTCTCCTCGCAAGTGGTGTTTATGTCTGA